One stretch of Akkermansia sp. RCC_12PD DNA includes these proteins:
- a CDS encoding glycosyltransferase: MKVVHLVPSMESGGVEQVVLELGRGFSAQGVENIVISGGGRMVEQLEKEGSRHILMPIGKKSLSTFFRIGALRALLQAIRPDILHLHSRVPAWAGYLAWKKLPPEDRPGLVTSVHGFYSVNWYSAIMCRGERIIAVSNCIRDYILRHYPSTPEEHIRIIPNAISPELHHSGYSPAREWLTGWYMAYPELRNKFTLCLPGRITRLKGQLDMIPIIRDLLAQGIPAHAVIVGEVKKGKDEYKNEILQEIEQAGLAHAFTWTGHRKDLREILSACSVTLSLTQSPEAFGKSTLEALALGKPVAGYAHGGVKEQLDIFLPEGNIPVGDTAAMTALLARWHAQPPPIPRQIPSPYKMSDMIQAHLDVYREISPSP; this comes from the coding sequence ATGAAAGTAGTGCATCTCGTCCCCTCCATGGAATCCGGAGGCGTGGAACAAGTCGTTCTGGAGCTCGGCAGGGGATTCTCCGCCCAGGGTGTGGAAAACATTGTCATTTCCGGCGGAGGACGCATGGTAGAACAGCTGGAAAAGGAAGGTTCCCGCCATATCCTGATGCCAATCGGCAAAAAAAGCCTCTCCACCTTCTTCCGCATAGGGGCGCTCCGCGCTCTTCTGCAAGCCATCAGGCCGGACATCCTCCACCTCCATTCCCGCGTGCCCGCGTGGGCCGGCTACCTGGCCTGGAAAAAACTGCCGCCGGAAGACAGGCCCGGCCTGGTCACCAGCGTGCACGGCTTTTACTCCGTCAACTGGTACTCCGCCATCATGTGCAGGGGTGAGCGGATCATCGCCGTCTCCAACTGCATCCGGGACTACATCCTCAGGCATTATCCCTCCACGCCGGAGGAACATATCAGGATCATCCCCAACGCCATTTCCCCGGAACTGCACCATTCCGGATACTCCCCGGCCCGCGAATGGCTCACGGGCTGGTACATGGCCTATCCGGAACTCAGAAACAAATTCACCCTCTGCCTGCCGGGCCGCATCACGCGCCTGAAAGGCCAGCTGGACATGATACCTATTATCCGTGACCTTCTGGCCCAGGGAATCCCGGCCCACGCCGTCATTGTAGGAGAAGTAAAAAAGGGCAAGGACGAATATAAAAATGAAATTCTCCAAGAAATTGAACAGGCCGGCCTTGCCCATGCCTTCACGTGGACTGGCCACCGCAAGGACCTCCGGGAAATCCTCTCCGCCTGTTCCGTCACGCTCTCCCTGACTCAAAGCCCGGAAGCCTTCGGAAAATCCACGCTGGAAGCCCTGGCCCTGGGAAAACCCGTAGCCGGATACGCCCATGGCGGGGTCAAGGAACAGCTGGACATCTTCCTGCCGGAGGGAAACATCCCCGTTGGAGACACCGCCGCCATGACCGCCCTGCTCGCCCGCTGGCATGCCCAGCCTCCCCCCATTCCCCGGCAAATCCCCTCCCCTTATAAAATGAGCGACATGATCCAGGCCCACCTGGACGTATACCGGGAAATCAGTCCTTCGCCATGA
- the dprA gene encoding DNA-processing protein DprA, with product MTPQETAVTLNLIPGLGPVRIMRLMRTFASPELVLEAPAAMLAAVPGIGPELARCISSWKSIVNPHRELELAARAGVSVTTLFDGNYPESLRELPDAPVVLYSRGSWTPADSERSIAVVGSRMATHYGRLCAKTISHDLAEAGVTVISGLARGVDTEAHAGALDAGGRTIAVIGAGLNKLYPRENSGLARRIADGHGAVVSELPMDMPPSRTTFPMRNRIVSGWSRATLVVEAPAHSGALITARMAGEQGRDVFCVPGPVNRHSSDGCHALIRDGAILATSAADILQDMKWQAPEAGLPLFSPSPSPVPADTFPITREEEDVLYAIRQGFNTIDSLCSSLGLPAHAVTVHLARLQIAGRVTPDSGGYFSIS from the coding sequence ATGACACCGCAGGAAACCGCCGTCACCCTGAACCTGATACCGGGACTTGGCCCTGTCAGGATCATGCGCCTGATGCGCACCTTCGCCTCTCCGGAACTTGTTCTGGAAGCCCCCGCCGCCATGCTGGCGGCCGTGCCGGGCATCGGGCCGGAACTGGCCCGGTGCATCTCCTCATGGAAAAGCATCGTCAACCCGCACCGGGAACTGGAACTGGCGGCCAGGGCGGGCGTTTCCGTAACCACTCTGTTTGACGGGAATTACCCGGAATCCCTGCGGGAACTGCCGGACGCGCCGGTGGTTCTTTATTCCCGAGGAAGCTGGACCCCAGCGGACTCGGAACGTTCCATCGCCGTGGTGGGTTCGCGCATGGCCACCCATTACGGCAGGCTCTGCGCAAAAACCATATCCCATGACCTGGCGGAAGCGGGCGTCACCGTCATCTCCGGCCTGGCGCGCGGCGTGGACACGGAAGCCCATGCAGGCGCGCTGGATGCGGGCGGGCGCACCATTGCGGTCATCGGAGCCGGCCTCAACAAACTCTACCCCCGGGAAAACAGCGGACTTGCCCGCCGCATTGCAGACGGACACGGCGCCGTGGTTTCAGAACTTCCGATGGATATGCCCCCGTCCCGCACCACCTTTCCCATGCGCAACCGCATTGTCAGCGGCTGGAGCCGCGCCACGCTCGTCGTGGAAGCCCCCGCGCATAGCGGCGCCCTCATCACGGCCCGCATGGCGGGAGAACAGGGACGGGACGTTTTTTGCGTGCCGGGACCGGTCAACAGGCATTCTTCCGACGGCTGCCATGCCCTCATCCGGGACGGAGCCATACTTGCCACCAGTGCCGCAGACATCCTGCAGGACATGAAATGGCAAGCGCCGGAAGCGGGTCTTCCCCTCTTCTCGCCGTCCCCCAGCCCCGTTCCTGCGGACACCTTCCCCATCACCCGGGAAGAAGAAGACGTCCTGTACGCCATCAGGCAGGGATTCAACACCATTGACTCCCTATGTTCCTCTCTCGGGCTGCCGGCCCACGCCGTTACGGTCCACCTGGCCAGGCTCCAAATCGCCGGCAGGGTAACCCCGGACTCCGGAGGCTATTTCTCCATCAGCTGA
- a CDS encoding D-alanyl-D-alanine carboxypeptidase family protein → MRLFAILAGIALCLSSTSCQSYGDSNDYIPLATPVPPQLSQSVSNALPRPANFPTRPLAIPPSAPRTPRCASACVMDALTGKVLFSHNGMQRRQVASTQKLVTAMVVLDHGNLDRKVVIQPSDTKADPTKLGFRSGEVYSRRELLNALMIRSFNDVALALARDTAGSVPRFAQMMNAKARQMGMYNSRFVNPNGLPADQYSTAIDMARCAYYVYRNPELRNIICKRQYAFTRANGKTLLLRNTNKLLEQHSWVTGMKTGYTNAAGRCLVSSAGFNGRHVIVVVLGCHPSRIWTESENLLKWALSGAA, encoded by the coding sequence ATGCGTTTGTTCGCCATTCTCGCAGGAATTGCCCTTTGCCTGAGCTCCACGAGCTGCCAGTCATACGGAGACTCGAACGATTACATCCCCCTGGCGACGCCTGTCCCCCCCCAGCTCTCCCAGTCCGTATCCAACGCCCTCCCGCGCCCGGCCAACTTTCCCACCCGCCCCCTTGCCATCCCGCCCAGTGCTCCGCGTACCCCGCGCTGCGCGAGTGCCTGCGTCATGGACGCTCTTACGGGAAAAGTTCTCTTCTCGCACAACGGCATGCAGCGCCGCCAGGTGGCCAGCACCCAGAAACTTGTCACGGCCATGGTCGTGCTTGACCACGGCAACCTGGACAGGAAGGTAGTCATCCAGCCGTCCGATACCAAGGCGGATCCCACCAAGCTGGGCTTCCGTTCCGGGGAAGTCTACTCCCGCCGTGAACTGCTGAATGCCCTGATGATACGCAGTTTCAATGACGTGGCCCTCGCCCTGGCACGGGACACGGCGGGGTCCGTGCCCAGATTCGCCCAGATGATGAATGCCAAGGCCCGCCAAATGGGCATGTACAACTCCCGTTTCGTCAATCCCAACGGACTGCCTGCGGACCAGTACTCCACGGCCATTGACATGGCGCGCTGCGCCTATTACGTTTACCGGAACCCGGAACTGCGCAACATTATCTGCAAACGCCAATACGCCTTCACCCGCGCCAACGGCAAGACGCTTCTCCTGCGGAACACGAACAAACTGCTGGAACAGCACTCCTGGGTCACCGGCATGAAAACCGGCTATACGAATGCCGCCGGGCGCTGCCTGGTCTCTTCCGCCGGATTTAATGGACGCCACGTCATCGTGGTCGTGCTCGGCTGCCATCCATCCCGCATCTGGACAGAATCGGAAAATCTGCTCAAATGGGCTCTGAGCGGTGCGGCCTGA
- the ychF gene encoding redox-regulated ATPase YchF, with protein MLQAGIVGLPNVGKSTLFNAVTRTRKAQAANYPFCTIDPNVGMVTVPDPRLQVLSNISGSEKIIPTLIEFVDIAGLVKGASEGAGLGNQFLANIREVDAIVQVVRCFDNDDIIHELGSVDPLRDIEIINSELILADIATMDKRLSSRERKARSGDKEAKAEVALITKLLPHLNEGLPAITFEEKLDDDERKLLRSFQLLSDKKSIFACNVNEDELAAAINDPDSHPYVSQVRKYVAEHHNAEAIVISARIEEELIDVSEEEAAEFLESLGVQDSGVSDLIRAVYHLLGLRTYLTTGVKETRAWTIPDGAKAPQAAGVIHTDFERGFIAAEVVHYDDLVTCGSKAGAREHGKLRIEGKEYIVKDGDVIEFRFNV; from the coding sequence ATGTTACAGGCAGGTATTGTAGGTCTCCCCAACGTGGGCAAATCCACCCTCTTCAACGCGGTCACCAGGACCCGCAAGGCCCAGGCGGCCAACTACCCCTTCTGCACCATTGACCCCAACGTGGGTATGGTCACCGTGCCGGACCCGCGCCTGCAGGTACTCTCCAACATCTCCGGCTCTGAAAAAATCATCCCTACGCTCATTGAATTCGTGGACATCGCCGGACTGGTCAAGGGAGCCTCGGAAGGAGCCGGACTGGGCAACCAATTCCTGGCGAACATTCGTGAAGTGGATGCCATCGTTCAAGTGGTGCGCTGCTTTGACAATGACGACATCATCCATGAACTGGGTTCCGTGGATCCTCTGCGCGACATTGAAATCATCAACTCGGAACTCATCCTGGCGGACATAGCCACCATGGACAAGCGGCTTTCCTCCCGGGAGCGCAAGGCCCGTAGCGGAGACAAGGAAGCCAAGGCGGAAGTAGCCCTCATCACCAAACTCCTTCCCCACTTGAACGAGGGACTCCCCGCCATCACCTTTGAAGAAAAGCTGGATGACGACGAACGCAAACTGCTCCGTTCCTTCCAGCTCCTTTCAGACAAAAAAAGCATCTTCGCCTGCAACGTCAATGAAGACGAACTGGCGGCCGCCATCAATGACCCGGATTCCCATCCTTACGTCTCCCAGGTAAGAAAATACGTGGCGGAACACCACAATGCGGAAGCCATCGTCATCTCCGCCAGAATTGAGGAGGAACTTATCGACGTATCGGAAGAAGAAGCCGCCGAATTCCTGGAATCCCTCGGCGTGCAGGACTCCGGCGTCTCCGACCTCATCCGCGCCGTGTACCATCTGCTGGGCCTGCGCACCTACCTGACCACCGGCGTCAAGGAAACACGCGCCTGGACCATCCCGGACGGAGCCAAGGCCCCCCAGGCGGCGGGCGTCATCCATACGGACTTTGAGCGCGGATTCATTGCCGCGGAAGTCGTCCATTATGACGATCTCGTTACGTGCGGCAGCAAGGCCGGAGCGCGCGAACACGGAAAGCTGCGCATTGAAGGCAAGGAATACATCGTGAAGGATGGGGACGTCATCGAATTCCGCTTTAACGTCTAG
- the gcvT gene encoding glycine cleavage system aminomethyltransferase GcvT: protein MPDSDVKSTPLATKHIELGAKMVPFAGWNMPVQYTGILDEHKAVRETCGIFDISHMGQFTVSGPNAAAWLNSMLTNDINKLDIGQGQYSIMLNEQAGVIDDLILYRMEPETFFVVVNASKIGEDFAWLSAHKPADVTLENHSDEYVGLAVQGPLCGAIFAKVIPGVELPPRNGIARITVDGADLIVCRTGYTGEDGFEFFCPATEGVKWFEAFLSAGAKPCGLGARDSLRLEMCYPLNGSDLAPDKTPLEAGLGFFCALDTEFIGSGILREQKANGLAQRLAAIEYTGKGAPPRAHYKVHLPGGEAIGELTSGVLSPSLMTGIALAYLPAAHAKVGTELEIDVRGKKFPALVVKKPFYKKG from the coding sequence ATGCCTGATTCCGACGTCAAATCCACACCCCTGGCAACCAAACACATTGAACTTGGAGCTAAAATGGTTCCCTTCGCCGGCTGGAACATGCCCGTGCAGTACACCGGCATTCTGGACGAACACAAAGCGGTGCGCGAGACCTGCGGCATCTTTGACATCTCCCATATGGGCCAGTTCACGGTATCCGGCCCGAACGCGGCGGCATGGCTGAACTCCATGCTCACCAACGACATCAACAAGCTGGACATCGGCCAGGGCCAATACTCCATCATGCTTAACGAACAGGCTGGAGTCATCGACGATCTGATCCTGTACCGCATGGAACCGGAAACCTTCTTCGTGGTGGTGAACGCCTCCAAGATTGGTGAAGACTTCGCCTGGCTCTCCGCGCACAAACCCGCAGACGTAACGTTGGAAAACCATTCCGACGAATACGTGGGCCTGGCCGTTCAGGGACCTCTTTGCGGGGCAATCTTCGCCAAAGTCATTCCCGGAGTGGAACTCCCGCCCCGCAACGGCATCGCCCGCATCACGGTGGACGGCGCGGACCTCATCGTCTGCCGTACCGGCTACACCGGGGAAGACGGCTTCGAATTCTTCTGCCCTGCTACGGAAGGCGTCAAATGGTTTGAAGCCTTTCTGTCCGCCGGAGCCAAACCCTGCGGACTCGGCGCCCGCGACAGCCTGCGCCTGGAAATGTGTTATCCGCTGAACGGCTCCGACCTGGCGCCGGACAAAACTCCGCTGGAAGCCGGACTGGGCTTCTTCTGCGCGCTGGACACGGAATTCATCGGCTCCGGCATTCTCCGCGAACAAAAGGCCAATGGCCTCGCCCAGCGTCTGGCAGCCATTGAATACACGGGCAAGGGAGCGCCGCCCCGCGCCCATTACAAAGTTCATCTCCCCGGCGGCGAAGCCATTGGAGAACTCACCAGCGGCGTACTCTCACCCTCCCTGATGACAGGCATCGCTCTGGCGTACCTTCCTGCCGCCCATGCCAAGGTCGGCACAGAGCTGGAAATAGATGTCAGGGGGAAAAAATTCCCCGCCCTTGTGGTCAAAAAACCCTTTTATAAAAAAGGCTGA
- the gcvH gene encoding glycine cleavage system protein GcvH translates to MHDVPENLLYSKDHEWIEIDGDIGTIGISDHAQAELSDVVFVDLPEVGATVAAGDPVAVVESVKAASDVYTPVSGEILEINEELSNDPSLINSDPYGAGWLYKIRLDVPTETEDMMNATDYEEYCS, encoded by the coding sequence ATGCACGACGTACCAGAAAACCTGCTGTATTCCAAAGATCATGAATGGATCGAAATTGACGGAGACATCGGCACCATCGGTATTTCCGACCATGCCCAGGCGGAGCTCTCCGATGTAGTCTTTGTAGACCTCCCCGAAGTAGGAGCCACGGTCGCCGCCGGGGACCCCGTGGCCGTCGTTGAATCCGTCAAGGCCGCCAGCGACGTGTACACTCCCGTCTCCGGTGAAATCCTGGAAATCAATGAGGAACTTTCCAATGATCCCTCCCTCATCAACTCCGATCCCTACGGCGCGGGCTGGCTCTACAAGATCCGCCTGGACGTTCCTACGGAAACGGAAGACATGATGAACGCAACCGACTACGAGGAATACTGCTCCTGA
- the gcvP gene encoding aminomethyl-transferring glycine dehydrogenase, which produces MNTHTDFASRHIGPQGEKRREMLGSLGYETLEELIADIVPADIRMKAPLDLPAAKSETEALEELRSILGKNKILKSFIGQGYYGTITPSVILRNVLENPGWYTAYTPYQPEIAQGRLEMLMNFQTMVASLTGLPVANASLLDEGTAAAEAVSMCRNTRPKANTFFVADTCHPQTISVIRTRAAWQGVNIVVGDWTSFDPASVGADLAGVLVQYPDTLGRINDYTDFFSRVHAAGALCVVAADLMALTVIREPGSFGADICVGNTQRFGVPMGFGGPHAAYMSCTDTLKRRMPGRLIGMSIDSQGRPAYRLALQTREQHIRRDKATSNICTAQVLLAVMAAFYAVYHGQEGLKCIGTEIHRKTKSLYKALTEAGISIENKNFFDTLLLTVPGRADALVKQALDAGYNIRKVDADHVAISLDETASCTDVASVASALTGTETSAPCCCESPAWTPIHTRRTPFCTETAFNSYHSETEMMRYIRRLESRDLALNEAMIPLGSCTMKLNAASEMIPITWPETCSLHPFVPAEQSEGIREMLSILANRLAKITGFAAVSLQPNAGAAGEYAGLLAIRRYQQHAGEGHRNVCLIPTSAHGTNPASSAMAGLKVVPVKCDEAGNIDMDDLKTQAETHRDNLSCIMVTYPSTHGVYEQTIKELCDIVHANGGQVYMDGANMNAQVGLTCPGCIGADVCHLNLHKTFAMPHGGGGPGIGPIGVAEHLVPFLPGHLSLDSEEGAVASAAWGSASIAAICWMYLSMMGPDGLKEATEVAILSANYIAKKLDGLFPVLYSGNKGLVAHECILDPRQLTHDAGLTVDDIAKRLMDYGFHGPTMSFPVPGTLMVEPTESEPKEELDRFIEAMEHIHAEITAIINGTADKEDNILKNAPHTAEMVSADEWKHPYSRSQAAYPVSGLRVHKFWPYIGRVDNVYGDRNLICTCDTVEEFSKAVEA; this is translated from the coding sequence ATGAACACCCACACAGACTTTGCCAGCCGGCACATTGGCCCCCAGGGGGAAAAACGCCGGGAAATGCTTGGAAGCCTCGGCTATGAAACGCTTGAAGAACTCATTGCGGACATCGTCCCTGCAGACATCCGCATGAAAGCCCCTCTGGACCTTCCTGCCGCCAAATCGGAAACGGAAGCATTGGAGGAACTCCGTTCCATCCTTGGAAAAAACAAGATCCTAAAATCCTTCATTGGCCAGGGATATTACGGCACCATTACTCCGTCCGTCATCCTGCGCAACGTTCTGGAAAACCCAGGCTGGTACACGGCCTATACGCCCTATCAGCCGGAAATCGCCCAGGGACGGCTGGAAATGCTTATGAACTTCCAGACTATGGTAGCCTCCCTGACGGGGTTGCCGGTCGCCAATGCCTCCCTGCTGGATGAAGGAACGGCTGCGGCAGAAGCCGTCTCCATGTGCCGGAACACCCGCCCCAAGGCCAACACCTTCTTTGTGGCGGACACCTGCCATCCCCAAACCATCAGTGTCATCCGTACCCGTGCCGCATGGCAGGGCGTCAACATCGTAGTAGGGGACTGGACCTCTTTTGATCCTGCTTCCGTCGGAGCAGACCTTGCCGGCGTCCTGGTCCAGTATCCGGACACCTTGGGCCGCATCAATGACTACACGGACTTCTTCTCCCGCGTACATGCTGCCGGAGCCCTCTGCGTCGTGGCTGCCGACCTGATGGCGCTCACTGTCATCAGGGAACCCGGCTCCTTCGGAGCGGACATCTGCGTGGGCAACACGCAGCGCTTCGGCGTCCCGATGGGCTTCGGGGGGCCGCACGCAGCCTACATGTCCTGCACGGACACCCTGAAGCGCCGCATGCCCGGCCGTCTCATCGGCATGTCCATAGACTCCCAGGGACGGCCGGCCTACCGCCTGGCACTCCAGACGCGGGAACAGCACATTCGCCGGGACAAGGCCACTTCCAACATCTGCACCGCCCAGGTCCTTCTGGCCGTCATGGCCGCCTTCTACGCCGTGTACCACGGACAGGAAGGCCTCAAGTGCATCGGCACGGAAATCCACCGGAAAACGAAAAGCCTGTACAAAGCTCTCACGGAAGCCGGCATCTCCATAGAAAACAAAAACTTCTTCGACACCCTGCTCCTGACGGTGCCGGGCCGGGCGGACGCACTCGTCAAACAGGCTTTGGATGCGGGATACAACATCCGCAAGGTGGATGCCGACCATGTCGCCATCTCACTGGATGAAACGGCTTCCTGCACGGACGTGGCCTCCGTGGCCTCCGCCCTCACAGGTACGGAGACTTCCGCCCCGTGCTGCTGTGAATCTCCGGCATGGACGCCCATCCATACGCGCAGGACCCCTTTCTGCACGGAAACGGCCTTCAACTCCTACCACTCGGAAACGGAAATGATGCGCTACATCCGCCGCCTGGAATCCCGCGACCTGGCTCTCAACGAAGCCATGATCCCGCTGGGTTCCTGCACGATGAAGCTCAATGCCGCCTCCGAAATGATCCCCATCACCTGGCCGGAAACCTGCTCCCTGCATCCCTTCGTCCCTGCAGAGCAGTCTGAAGGCATCCGGGAAATGCTCTCCATTCTGGCGAACCGTCTGGCTAAAATCACGGGTTTTGCCGCCGTCTCCCTCCAGCCCAACGCGGGCGCGGCAGGAGAATACGCAGGGCTTCTGGCCATCCGCCGCTACCAGCAGCATGCGGGAGAAGGCCACCGGAACGTCTGTCTCATCCCCACCTCCGCCCACGGCACGAACCCCGCCTCCTCCGCAATGGCCGGTCTCAAGGTAGTCCCCGTCAAATGTGACGAAGCGGGCAACATCGACATGGACGACCTGAAAACCCAGGCAGAAACCCACCGGGACAACCTCTCCTGCATCATGGTCACCTACCCCTCCACACACGGCGTCTATGAGCAAACCATCAAGGAACTCTGCGACATCGTGCACGCCAACGGCGGCCAGGTGTACATGGACGGTGCCAACATGAATGCCCAGGTGGGCCTCACCTGCCCCGGCTGCATCGGCGCGGACGTCTGCCACCTGAACCTTCATAAAACCTTTGCCATGCCCCATGGCGGAGGCGGACCCGGCATCGGCCCCATTGGCGTGGCGGAACATCTCGTGCCCTTCCTGCCCGGCCATCTCAGCCTGGACAGTGAAGAAGGAGCCGTAGCCTCCGCAGCATGGGGAAGCGCCTCCATCGCCGCCATCTGCTGGATGTACCTCTCCATGATGGGGCCGGACGGCCTCAAGGAAGCAACGGAAGTAGCCATCCTGAGCGCCAACTACATTGCCAAAAAACTTGACGGCCTCTTCCCGGTTCTCTACTCCGGCAACAAGGGTCTGGTGGCCCATGAATGCATCCTGGACCCGCGCCAGCTCACCCATGACGCCGGCCTCACCGTGGACGATATCGCCAAGCGGCTCATGGACTACGGATTCCACGGCCCCACCATGTCCTTCCCCGTACCCGGCACCCTGATGGTGGAGCCCACCGAATCGGAACCCAAGGAGGAACTGGACCGTTTCATTGAAGCCATGGAACACATTCATGCGGAAATCACGGCCATTATCAACGGAACAGCGGACAAGGAAGACAACATCCTTAAAAATGCCCCGCACACGGCGGAAATGGTCTCTGCCGACGAATGGAAGCATCCCTATTCCCGCAGCCAGGCGGCCTATCCGGTATCCGGACTGCGCGTCCACAAATTCTGGCCGTACATTGGCCGCGTGGACAACGTGTATGGAGACCGCAACCTGATCTGCACCTGTGACACGGTGGAGGAATTCTCCAAGGCTGTGGAAGCATAA
- a CDS encoding PEP-CTERM sorting domain-containing protein, translated as MKKTLFLAALITLSSIAVQAATVVITFGVNSLAQGTSSMDGTYLGEQGKVNLIKTGSSGGNYTSGALKNFDGSSTGITLVTGAGACGAQGVLTADNIQNSYNPDNSNKFFDVFGSDITTGNNGGGCINKNPGPYTMQMRGLSAGSYTLTMLVGRGNSFGTASSTYDLTGNIEGLSATLLDYSAGSNASLSSTTLFSESGAGEWALVEYTFTVTEDNTTLSLTSNGTGNINALALSSIPEPATASLGLLGLAVLAMRRRRA; from the coding sequence ATGAAGAAAACCTTATTCCTGGCGGCCCTCATCACACTCTCCTCCATCGCGGTTCAAGCGGCCACGGTGGTGATAACATTCGGCGTAAATTCCCTGGCTCAAGGTACATCCTCCATGGATGGCACCTATCTTGGGGAACAGGGCAAAGTAAATCTGATCAAAACCGGAAGTTCAGGGGGCAATTATACAAGCGGCGCCCTCAAAAACTTCGATGGTTCATCTACGGGTATCACTCTGGTAACAGGAGCAGGGGCCTGCGGTGCCCAAGGCGTCCTGACAGCGGACAACATCCAAAATTCCTACAATCCCGACAACTCCAACAAATTTTTTGACGTATTCGGTTCCGACATCACAACGGGCAACAATGGAGGAGGATGCATCAATAAAAATCCCGGCCCGTACACCATGCAAATGCGGGGGCTCTCCGCCGGAAGCTATACGCTGACCATGCTTGTAGGGCGCGGCAACTCTTTTGGAACCGCCTCTTCAACCTATGATTTGACCGGGAATATAGAAGGTCTCTCCGCCACCCTGCTTGACTACTCGGCCGGTTCCAATGCCTCACTTTCCAGCACGACGTTATTCTCGGAATCTGGAGCAGGAGAATGGGCTCTGGTGGAATACACCTTTACGGTCACGGAGGACAACACCACGCTGAGTCTGACCTCAAACGGTACCGGCAACATCAACGCTCTTGCATTATCCAGCATCCCGGAACCCGCCACGGCCTCTCTCGGCTTGCTGGGTCTCGCAGTCCTGGCGATGCGCCGCCGCCGGGCTTAA